The following coding sequences lie in one Nitratireductor mangrovi genomic window:
- a CDS encoding GNAT family N-acetyltransferase: MSNVRKAEYRDVESLLVIEKLCFNQAYYSRMTPRQFYRHLSSPNALLLVVEDDSGTVQGYALGFLHGKRKALRFYSLAVAPDAQRGEYGKQLFGAIEQRAQEMGLGVQCEVREDNEKLINRYTKLGYRKYKTVRDYYPDGAACIKMVKEFL; this comes from the coding sequence ATGAGCAATGTGCGGAAGGCTGAGTACCGAGACGTAGAAAGTCTTCTTGTCATCGAGAAGTTATGCTTTAATCAGGCATATTACTCGCGAATGACGCCACGGCAGTTCTATAGACATTTATCCAGTCCGAACGCTTTGCTTCTCGTCGTTGAAGATGACAGCGGTACGGTGCAAGGATACGCTCTCGGGTTCCTTCACGGAAAACGGAAGGCGCTCAGGTTCTACTCATTGGCCGTTGCACCCGATGCGCAGCGCGGCGAATACGGAAAGCAGCTTTTTGGTGCAATTGAACAGCGGGCTCAAGAAATGGGACTTGGGGTGCAATGTGAAGTACGCGAAGACAATGAAAAACTAATAAATCGGTACACGAAACTTGGGTATAGAAAATATAAGACAGTAAGAGATTATTATCCAGACGGCGCAGCATGCATAAAGATGGTGAAAGAGTTTCTCTAG
- a CDS encoding peptidase C39 family protein, protein MSQALPFLCGPAALITLLSWKGSIIANDLGNQIDLWRTANTVFMGQGPAGCDGAGLLRAADKHNQKLKLIRTKSDFSFARTVRSEVQKTVIRQVENDNLAFADALGRLITINEMKSAKQFLPDTPALLLCSMRAYSMSNEYHWITFKPGADMAIYDPLSGQYETKIDLRFFESFLHNGLHSTLSAYEKYIVDIIF, encoded by the coding sequence ATGTCGCAGGCGCTACCCTTTCTGTGCGGTCCGGCCGCGTTGATCACACTTCTCTCGTGGAAAGGGTCTATCATAGCCAATGACCTTGGCAATCAGATCGATTTGTGGCGCACAGCAAACACCGTTTTCATGGGCCAGGGACCAGCTGGCTGCGACGGCGCTGGTCTGCTGAGAGCTGCCGATAAGCACAATCAGAAGCTCAAACTCATTCGCACCAAGTCGGACTTCAGTTTCGCGCGCACTGTTCGTAGTGAAGTGCAGAAAACCGTGATACGCCAAGTTGAGAATGATAACCTTGCCTTTGCTGACGCACTAGGTCGACTGATAACCATAAATGAAATGAAATCAGCTAAACAATTTTTGCCCGACACTCCTGCTCTCTTATTATGCAGTATGCGCGCTTATTCTATGTCAAACGAATACCACTGGATTACCTTCAAGCCGGGCGCAGACATGGCAATATACGATCCGCTGTCAGGTCAATATGAAACAAAAATCGACCTACGTTTTTTCGAGAGCTTCCTGCACAACGGTTTACATAGTACGCTATCCGCATACGAAAAATACATAGTAGATATAATTTTCTAG
- a CDS encoding RimK family protein — translation MASWVILVGRISDVDHSATPHKIITNRDYLAHPALFRGQRPNVINLSNNYGYQSRGYYASLLASSRGHRVIPTVETMIDLSERKLYENALPELEQALNRCRKELGGEIPSRLTVFFGIAPSKASDRFARLLFDWFRAPALEVAIRDEKGWASIRKIGFLPLARMSEAEKERFVACLGTYTSREWRDSRTRTQARYSFATLVDPNEELPPSAISSLRHWARVAEKMGVEVEPITKKDLARLANYDALFIRETTAISNHTYRFARRAQQEGMPVIDDPLSMIRCTNKVYLNELMTLNKVPVPPTVMIAGPADLEIAAQTLGFPLVLKIPDSSFSRGVKKASSPAELKALATQWLADSDLLIAQKFLPTEYDWRIGVLGGEPLFSVHYLMAKKHWQIVNHERGGKPVEGGFKSFTLAGTPQHVIDVAVRAARCIGDGLYGVDLKETAEGVYVIEVNDNPNLDHGCEDAGEKDVVWQRLTQWFIDRLERQGR, via the coding sequence ATGGCTTCGTGGGTTATCCTTGTAGGCCGGATCAGCGACGTTGACCACTCGGCTACTCCGCACAAGATCATCACCAACCGCGACTACCTCGCCCATCCGGCGCTGTTTCGCGGCCAGCGCCCCAACGTCATCAACCTTTCCAACAATTACGGCTACCAGAGCAGGGGCTACTACGCCTCGCTGCTCGCCTCCTCGCGCGGCCACCGGGTCATCCCTACCGTGGAAACGATGATCGATCTTTCCGAGCGTAAGCTTTACGAAAACGCACTGCCGGAGCTTGAACAGGCGCTGAACCGCTGCCGCAAGGAGCTTGGCGGCGAAATCCCGTCGCGCCTGACCGTCTTTTTCGGCATCGCGCCGAGCAAGGCGTCCGACCGCTTCGCACGGCTCCTGTTCGACTGGTTCCGGGCCCCGGCGCTGGAGGTCGCCATACGCGACGAGAAAGGCTGGGCGTCGATCCGCAAGATCGGTTTCTTGCCACTCGCCCGCATGAGCGAAGCCGAGAAGGAGCGCTTCGTCGCCTGCCTCGGCACCTATACCAGCCGCGAATGGCGCGATTCGCGCACCCGCACCCAGGCCCGCTACAGCTTCGCGACCCTGGTCGATCCCAACGAGGAACTGCCGCCCTCGGCGATTAGCTCGCTGCGCCACTGGGCGCGGGTGGCCGAGAAGATGGGCGTCGAGGTCGAGCCGATCACGAAGAAGGACCTTGCCCGGCTGGCCAACTACGACGCTCTCTTCATCCGCGAGACGACCGCGATCTCCAACCATACTTACCGCTTCGCACGCCGCGCCCAGCAGGAAGGCATGCCGGTCATCGACGATCCGCTGTCGATGATCCGCTGCACCAACAAGGTCTATCTCAACGAGCTGATGACCCTGAACAAGGTGCCGGTGCCGCCGACGGTGATGATCGCCGGTCCCGCCGACCTTGAGATCGCCGCCCAGACGCTGGGCTTTCCGCTGGTGCTCAAAATCCCGGATTCCTCGTTCTCGCGCGGCGTCAAGAAGGCCAGTTCGCCCGCCGAACTGAAGGCGCTGGCGACGCAATGGCTCGCCGATTCGGATCTCCTGATCGCGCAGAAGTTCCTGCCGACCGAATATGACTGGCGCATCGGCGTTCTGGGCGGCGAGCCGCTGTTTTCGGTGCACTACCTGATGGCGAAGAAGCACTGGCAGATCGTCAACCACGAACGCGGCGGCAAGCCGGTGGAGGGCGGCTTCAAGTCGTTCACGCTCGCCGGCACGCCGCAGCATGTCATCGATGTCGCCGTGCGCGCCGCCCGCTGCATCGGCGACGGGCTCTACGGCGTCGACCTCAAGGAGACGGCCGAGGGCGTCTACGTCATCGAGGTCAACGACAACCCCAATCTCGACCATGGCTGCGAGGACGCCGGCGAGAAGGACGTGGTGTGGCAGCGCCTGACGCAATGGTTCATCGACCGGCTCGAGCGCCAGGGGCGGTAG
- a CDS encoding nickel-binding protein — MDLYVIRRRGMWANETEMEAAAAESARVGEEMTDRVRWIRSYAVKEDDGRVGSVCIYEARDPDAIREHGRRIGA, encoded by the coding sequence ATGGACCTTTATGTCATCCGCCGTCGCGGCATGTGGGCGAACGAAACGGAAATGGAGGCTGCCGCCGCGGAGTCGGCGCGGGTCGGCGAAGAAATGACCGACCGGGTGCGCTGGATCCGCTCCTATGCGGTGAAGGAGGACGACGGCCGCGTCGGATCGGTGTGCATCTATGAGGCCCGCGATCCCGACGCGATCCGCGAACATGGCCGCAGGATCGGCGCCTAA
- a CDS encoding GlxA family transcriptional regulator produces MVETSRKPVLDVAILLANDGYASTAVGPIEVFAAAGKMWNEMSGRPVRPRFRVTMVSVDGAPIESAYGLKIQPDASIHDVSHADVVFVSASGPTPSQWIDRHRGVLPWLLDWRRRGAMLAGVCSGVAFLAEAGLLDGRRATTHWGVAEDFRHRYPDVDWRTDLLITEDQGLFCGGGVNASTDLSLYLVERLCGREVAIQCSKALILDMPRLHQSGYAFLPVARSHGDPRVRDVEEYLHANFRDCPPTEDVARQVGMSPRTLVRRFKAATGHLPGEYLQMIRVAAARQLLEDGEPSVQQAGLKVGYEDTAHFRRVFKRHSGLTPSAYRERFRLRQSSG; encoded by the coding sequence ATGGTTGAGACAAGCCGCAAGCCTGTGCTCGACGTTGCGATCCTGCTTGCCAACGACGGCTACGCGTCGACCGCGGTCGGGCCGATCGAGGTCTTTGCCGCCGCCGGCAAGATGTGGAACGAGATGAGCGGCCGCCCGGTCCGGCCACGCTTCCGGGTGACCATGGTCTCGGTGGATGGCGCCCCGATCGAAAGCGCCTACGGGCTGAAGATACAGCCGGATGCAAGCATCCACGACGTTAGCCATGCCGATGTCGTGTTCGTGTCGGCATCCGGCCCGACGCCGTCACAATGGATCGACCGCCATCGCGGCGTGTTGCCGTGGCTTCTCGACTGGCGCCGGCGCGGCGCGATGCTGGCCGGCGTTTGTTCCGGCGTTGCCTTTCTCGCCGAGGCCGGGCTGCTCGATGGCCGTCGCGCCACAACCCACTGGGGGGTGGCGGAGGATTTCCGGCACCGCTACCCGGATGTCGACTGGCGCACGGACCTCCTGATTACTGAAGACCAGGGTCTTTTCTGCGGCGGTGGCGTCAACGCATCGACCGATCTGAGCCTTTACCTGGTCGAGCGGTTATGCGGACGCGAGGTCGCGATCCAATGCTCCAAGGCGCTCATTCTCGACATGCCGCGCCTTCACCAGTCCGGCTATGCATTTCTCCCTGTCGCGCGAAGTCACGGCGATCCACGGGTGAGGGACGTCGAGGAATATCTGCATGCCAATTTCCGTGACTGTCCGCCCACCGAAGATGTGGCGCGCCAAGTCGGAATGAGCCCGAGGACGCTTGTCCGCCGCTTCAAGGCGGCCACCGGACACCTTCCGGGCGAATACCTGCAGATGATCCGTGTCGCCGCCGCCAGGCAGTTGCTCGAGGACGGCGAGCCTTCGGTCCAGCAGGCTGGTCTCAAGGTTGGTTACGAAGACACCGCCCATTTCCGGCGCGTCTTCAAGCGCCACAGCGGACTGACGCCATCCGCCTACCGCGAGCGTTTTCGGCTGCGGCAGTCCAGCGGATGA
- a CDS encoding LysR family transcriptional regulator, translating into MIDWNDLRYFLAIARSGSTAAAGRQLGVNQSTVVRRLAALEAGLGLRLFEKQRQGYRLTPEGEALVANAGSVETAVLELTRRAAALDSTLTGSLRVSAVALGLVPRLIREFERHHPDIKVSLMIEERYADLGAGEADVALRAGPPGSSTLVGRKLSDQTWAVYATGDYVERHGAPATPDDLNAHRVIGFEGVIEDITAARWLREVAPRCEITTRSNSVLGLLQAAKAGFGLALLPCQIGDPEEDLVRVLDPQPGLTGGLWILTHPDLHKRPKVRVFFDFMAQAIVKHRPLLLGQTRPLRGSGPALPPPAREPATEGHPDARPGSDL; encoded by the coding sequence ATGATCGACTGGAACGATTTGCGCTATTTCCTCGCCATCGCGCGCTCCGGCAGCACGGCGGCGGCCGGCCGGCAGCTTGGCGTCAACCAGTCCACGGTGGTGCGCCGTCTCGCCGCACTCGAGGCCGGGCTTGGTCTGAGGTTGTTCGAGAAGCAGCGGCAGGGCTACCGCCTGACCCCCGAAGGCGAGGCGCTGGTCGCCAACGCCGGTTCGGTCGAAACCGCCGTTCTGGAACTGACACGACGCGCGGCCGCGCTCGACAGCACGCTCACCGGCTCGCTGCGGGTTTCGGCCGTCGCCCTGGGGCTGGTGCCGCGGCTGATCCGCGAATTCGAGCGGCATCATCCGGACATCAAGGTCAGCCTGATGATCGAGGAAAGATACGCCGACCTCGGCGCCGGCGAGGCGGATGTCGCCCTCAGGGCAGGTCCGCCGGGGAGCAGCACCCTGGTCGGTCGAAAACTGAGCGACCAGACCTGGGCCGTCTACGCGACCGGCGACTATGTCGAACGCCACGGCGCTCCAGCCACGCCCGACGACCTCAACGCTCACCGTGTCATCGGCTTCGAAGGCGTCATCGAAGACATCACCGCCGCCCGCTGGCTGCGGGAAGTCGCGCCGCGTTGCGAGATCACCACCCGCAGCAACAGCGTGCTGGGGCTGCTGCAGGCTGCAAAGGCGGGTTTCGGGCTGGCACTGCTGCCCTGCCAGATCGGGGACCCGGAGGAAGACCTGGTCCGGGTGCTCGACCCGCAACCGGGCCTGACCGGCGGACTGTGGATCCTCACCCATCCAGACCTTCACAAGCGGCCGAAGGTGCGGGTCTTCTTCGACTTCATGGCGCAGGCGATCGTCAAGCACCGCCCGCTATTGCTCGGGCAGACACGTCCGCTTCGCGGCAGTGGGCCGGCATTGCCGCCGCCCGCGCGGGAACCGGCAACCGAAGGCCACCCCGATGCCCGGCCGGGGAGCGACCTCTAG
- a CDS encoding GNAT family N-acetyltransferase — protein sequence MTTQIRAAVPADAEACGRIMYEAFAAVAHRHGFEPDFPSAEAAIGLAAALTRSGTTYGVVAERDGRIIGSNFLKESDSVRGVGPITVAPGFQGDGTGRRLMQAVIERGNGADSVRLLQDGFNMGSLGLYASLGFAVREPVVVMAGTPDGKAKGDVEVRPLLEEDIDACDALCKRVHGFSRRSELVDAVRDLAPMVAVREGRVVAYATEPLRWIISHAVAATTDDMEELLLGAARLAGAPLSFLLPTRQEKLFRRCLALGLRATKPMTLMTRGRYDTPAGVYMPSVFY from the coding sequence ATGACGACACAGATACGAGCAGCCGTTCCGGCGGATGCCGAAGCTTGCGGCCGCATCATGTACGAGGCGTTCGCGGCTGTCGCCCACAGGCACGGCTTCGAGCCCGATTTTCCCTCGGCGGAGGCGGCCATCGGCCTGGCAGCCGCACTCACTCGATCCGGCACCACCTATGGCGTGGTGGCCGAGCGTGACGGCCGGATCATCGGCTCCAACTTCCTCAAGGAGAGCGATTCCGTGCGCGGCGTCGGCCCGATCACGGTCGCCCCCGGCTTCCAGGGCGACGGCACCGGGCGACGCCTGATGCAGGCGGTGATCGAGCGCGGCAACGGAGCCGACAGCGTGCGCCTGCTGCAGGACGGCTTCAACATGGGATCGCTCGGCCTTTATGCCTCACTGGGCTTTGCCGTGCGCGAGCCGGTGGTGGTGATGGCCGGCACGCCCGACGGCAAGGCCAAGGGCGACGTCGAGGTCCGGCCGCTGCTGGAGGAGGACATCGATGCCTGCGACGCGCTCTGCAAGCGCGTGCATGGCTTTTCGCGTCGCTCCGAACTGGTCGATGCCGTGCGCGATCTCGCGCCGATGGTCGCCGTCAGGGAAGGGCGTGTCGTCGCCTACGCTACCGAGCCCTTGCGCTGGATCATCAGCCATGCCGTCGCCGCGACGACCGATGACATGGAGGAGTTGCTTCTCGGCGCGGCACGGCTTGCCGGCGCTCCGCTGTCGTTCCTGCTGCCCACCCGCCAGGAAAAGCTCTTCCGCCGCTGCCTGGCGCTCGGTCTGCGTGCGACCAAGCCGATGACGCTTATGACGCGCGGACGATATGACACCCCGGCGGGCGTCTACATGCCCTCGGTCTTCTATTGA
- a CDS encoding GFA family protein, with translation MDDMATGCDVAPGASAGTVASTGDVGQTAASDGLHRGRCFCGTVEIEAKGTPLEMGYCHCSSCRSFTGAPLNAFTLWKAEQVRVVRGEEHLGHFNKTGMSDRQFCTKCGGNVMTGHPGLGFTDVFAAILPSVKFEPSVHLNYADTVLPIHDGLPKLRDFPAHAGGSGELLPEDPQLF, from the coding sequence ATGGATGACATGGCAACAGGCTGTGACGTGGCGCCCGGCGCATCTGCCGGTACGGTCGCGAGCACGGGCGACGTGGGCCAGACCGCCGCGAGCGACGGTTTGCATCGTGGCCGCTGCTTTTGCGGCACCGTGGAGATCGAGGCAAAGGGCACGCCGCTGGAAATGGGGTATTGCCATTGCAGTTCCTGCCGCTCCTTCACCGGAGCGCCCCTCAATGCCTTCACGCTGTGGAAGGCGGAGCAGGTGCGGGTCGTGCGGGGCGAAGAACATCTGGGCCACTTCAACAAGACCGGCATGAGCGACCGGCAATTCTGCACGAAGTGCGGCGGCAACGTGATGACAGGCCATCCCGGCCTCGGTTTCACGGACGTCTTTGCTGCCATCCTGCCGAGCGTGAAGTTCGAGCCCTCGGTGCATCTCAACTATGCCGACACCGTGCTCCCGATCCATGACGGCCTGCCGAAACTGCGTGATTTCCCGGCGCATGCCGGCGGGTCCGGCGAACTGCTGCCGGAAGATCCGCAGCTGTTCTGA
- a CDS encoding DUF5602 domain-containing protein → MKTLSASLAFLLAGSFAALANDVPAEIAKSPPGGAYQAVSGLVKLPDFIPGLGQLFVDPSTLPAGPFLAYDRDGELVSTIYMLPVDDLADPDKRFDDLLSPAGSVDHIDVYHNAGHPGVEMPHAHIVLWHVPAAEEARVAQ, encoded by the coding sequence ATGAAGACCCTATCCGCCTCGCTCGCCTTCCTGCTCGCCGGATCGTTCGCCGCGCTCGCGAACGACGTCCCGGCCGAGATCGCCAAGTCGCCTCCCGGCGGTGCCTACCAGGCTGTCTCCGGGCTGGTGAAGCTGCCCGACTTCATTCCGGGCCTCGGCCAGCTTTTCGTCGACCCGTCGACCCTGCCGGCCGGGCCGTTCCTCGCCTATGACCGCGACGGGGAACTGGTGAGCACCATCTACATGCTGCCGGTCGACGACCTCGCCGACCCGGACAAGCGCTTCGACGACCTCCTTTCGCCGGCCGGCAGCGTCGATCACATCGACGTCTATCACAATGCCGGCCATCCGGGCGTGGAGATGCCACACGCGCATATCGTGCTGTGGCACGTTCCGGCCGCGGAAGAAGCGCGGGTGGCGCAGTGA
- a CDS encoding plastocyanin/azurin family copper-binding protein encodes MVGNSDGSRVGFDPVGLHVAPGARVRWVNRDAGNSHTATAYHPDLLDRPRRIPDGAEPWDSDYLLPDEVFAVTLTVPGVYDFYCVPHEHAGMVGRIVVGEPPRGWQDYAGGGDTEGALPHAALDRFPSVEAIMQSGIVREG; translated from the coding sequence ATGGTTGGCAACAGCGACGGCTCGCGCGTCGGCTTCGATCCTGTCGGGCTGCATGTCGCCCCCGGTGCCAGGGTACGCTGGGTCAATCGCGATGCCGGCAACAGCCACACGGCGACCGCCTATCATCCGGACCTTCTGGACCGGCCAAGGCGCATCCCCGACGGCGCCGAGCCCTGGGACTCGGACTATCTGCTGCCGGACGAGGTCTTCGCGGTGACACTGACCGTCCCCGGCGTCTATGATTTCTACTGTGTGCCGCACGAGCATGCCGGCATGGTCGGGCGGATCGTCGTCGGCGAGCCGCCGCGCGGCTGGCAGGACTATGCCGGCGGTGGAGACACGGAGGGGGCGCTGCCGCACGCTGCCCTGGACAGGTTTCCGTCCGTCGAGGCGATCATGCAATCCGGCATCGTGCGCGAGGGTTAG
- a CDS encoding RNA polymerase sigma factor produces MQALARHMGADAVRLDETALVDLARGGDEAAVRILVQRYNRRLYRVARAVLRDDAEAEDVVQEAHVSAFSALDRFHGRSSFATWITRIAINAALARRRRRRPALPLEAAESENGGAARVIAFPAVQPNPEQAMGRSQVRELLQQVVEELPDAFRIVFILRDIEGMSVEETAGHLDIKPATVRTRLHRARGMMRAGLARHAAESLPDLFPFAGSRCDRMAGRVVRSLKQARA; encoded by the coding sequence ATGCAGGCACTGGCTAGACACATGGGCGCCGACGCCGTCCGGCTGGACGAGACGGCCCTGGTCGATCTCGCCCGCGGTGGCGACGAGGCCGCCGTCCGCATCCTCGTCCAGCGCTACAACCGTCGGCTCTACCGGGTGGCGCGGGCCGTGCTGCGCGACGACGCCGAGGCCGAGGATGTGGTGCAGGAGGCGCATGTCAGCGCTTTCTCGGCCCTCGACCGCTTTCATGGCCGGTCGAGCTTCGCGACCTGGATTACCCGCATCGCCATCAACGCCGCGCTGGCGCGCCGGCGGCGGCGAAGGCCGGCGCTGCCTCTGGAAGCGGCGGAGAGCGAAAACGGCGGGGCCGCGCGTGTGATCGCCTTCCCAGCCGTCCAACCGAACCCGGAGCAGGCCATGGGCCGGTCACAGGTACGCGAACTCTTGCAGCAGGTCGTCGAGGAGTTGCCCGATGCGTTCCGCATCGTCTTCATACTGCGCGACATCGAGGGCATGAGCGTGGAGGAGACCGCCGGTCACCTCGACATCAAGCCGGCGACCGTCAGGACCAGACTGCATCGTGCGCGCGGCATGATGCGCGCCGGCCTTGCCCGCCATGCCGCCGAAAGCCTGCCGGACCTGTTTCCCTTCGCCGGCAGCCGCTGCGACAGGATGGCCGGGCGGGTAGTGCGGTCGCTGAAGCAGGCGAGGGCGTAG
- a CDS encoding YfbR-like 5'-deoxynucleotidase: MADRAGAPPRAWQRMLSGRRLDLLDPSPLDIEIADIAHGLARVARWNGQTHGDHAFSVAQHSLLVEHIYRLRHPNAAPTALLAALLHDAAEYVIGDMISPFKAVVGGGYKAVEQRLQAAVHRRFSLPERAERLKTSIKRADQVAAWYEATELAGFAVEEANRFFGRPRGISADALDLRPLPAKTVQKAFLARFDAIEALHT, encoded by the coding sequence ATGGCCGACCGCGCCGGAGCGCCGCCGAGGGCCTGGCAGCGCATGCTGTCGGGACGCCGGCTCGACCTGCTCGACCCCTCGCCGCTCGACATCGAGATTGCCGACATCGCGCACGGGCTGGCGCGCGTGGCGCGCTGGAACGGCCAGACGCATGGCGACCACGCCTTCTCGGTCGCGCAGCACTCGCTGCTGGTCGAGCACATCTACCGGCTGCGCCATCCCAACGCAGCGCCAACCGCGCTGCTCGCGGCGCTGCTGCACGACGCGGCCGAATATGTCATCGGCGACATGATCTCGCCGTTCAAGGCGGTGGTCGGCGGCGGCTACAAGGCCGTGGAGCAACGCCTGCAGGCGGCGGTCCACCGCCGCTTCTCGCTCCCGGAGCGGGCGGAGAGGCTGAAGACCTCGATCAAGCGCGCCGACCAGGTCGCCGCCTGGTACGAGGCAACCGAACTCGCGGGCTTCGCGGTCGAGGAGGCGAACCGCTTCTTCGGACGGCCGCGCGGCATCTCCGCCGACGCCCTCGACCTCAGGCCGTTGCCTGCCAAGACCGTGCAGAAGGCGTTTCTTGCCCGCTTCGATGCGATCGAGGCGCTGCACACCTGA
- a CDS encoding YgfZ/GcvT domain-containing protein: MPSIDLPDRAIISVSGPDAEHLLQNILTTDLGALGQGEAKPGALLTPQGKILFDFMIVREGADGFLIECRSDIAEDFRRRLRLYKLRAKADITTREQSVVSVSWQNDSDSLQNESGSSQTDSASSQPDSTGYRDTRFPEALAVQRSFGDRATAGIPPEAIEAWTALRVAHGVAESGSDYELGDAFPHDVLLDQNGGLGLKKGCYVGQEVVSRMQHRGTARRRVLIVKGETALPAPGTAVTTAGRAAGTLGTVAGKTGLAILRIDRVKEAIDAGEPVLAGDVPVTASIPPGARFGFPQAAAGEAGA; encoded by the coding sequence ATGCCCTCGATCGACCTGCCCGACCGCGCCATCATTTCCGTTTCCGGTCCCGATGCCGAGCACCTGCTCCAGAATATCCTCACCACCGACCTCGGCGCGCTCGGCCAGGGCGAGGCCAAACCGGGCGCACTGCTGACCCCGCAAGGCAAGATCCTGTTCGACTTCATGATCGTGCGCGAGGGCGCCGACGGCTTCCTGATCGAGTGCCGGAGCGACATCGCGGAGGATTTCCGGCGCCGGCTGAGGCTCTACAAGCTGCGCGCCAAGGCCGACATTACGACGCGAGAACAAAGCGTTGTGAGCGTTTCCTGGCAGAATGATTCTGATAGTTTGCAGAATGAGTCAGGTTCCTCGCAAACCGATTCAGCTTCTTCACAACCCGATTCAACCGGCTATCGCGACACCCGCTTCCCCGAGGCGCTGGCCGTGCAGCGCAGTTTCGGCGACCGCGCCACCGCCGGGATCCCACCGGAGGCGATCGAGGCCTGGACGGCGTTGCGCGTTGCCCATGGCGTTGCCGAGAGCGGCAGCGACTACGAACTCGGCGATGCCTTCCCGCACGACGTGCTGCTCGACCAGAATGGCGGGCTGGGGCTGAAGAAGGGCTGCTATGTCGGCCAGGAGGTGGTCAGCCGCATGCAGCATCGCGGCACCGCACGCCGGCGCGTGCTGATCGTAAAGGGCGAGACCGCCCTGCCCGCGCCCGGCACGGCCGTGACGACCGCCGGCCGCGCCGCCGGCACACTCGGAACGGTTGCAGGCAAAACAGGACTCGCAATCCTGCGCATCGACCGCGTGAAGGAAGCCATCGACGCCGGCGAGCCGGTGCTGGCCGGCGACGTACCGGTCACCGCGTCGATCCCGCCCGGTGCCCGCTTCGGGTTTCCCCAAGCTGCTGCCGGCGAGGCCGGAGCGTGA
- a CDS encoding TIGR02301 family protein encodes MIRPRLLPSFLVLAAALAAAQPARAVDAPYEERLMRLSEVLGSLHYLRNLCGETGNLWREQMEALLASENPTPDKRARFVARFNRGYRSFAATHVTCTESTREAIKRYMKEGEELSRDIAVMFGN; translated from the coding sequence ATGATCAGACCCCGCCTTCTTCCCTCATTCCTCGTGCTCGCCGCGGCCCTCGCCGCCGCGCAGCCGGCGCGCGCCGTCGACGCCCCCTATGAGGAGCGACTGATGCGGCTCAGCGAAGTGCTGGGCTCGCTCCACTATCTGCGCAATCTGTGCGGGGAGACCGGCAATCTGTGGCGCGAACAGATGGAAGCGCTGCTGGCCAGCGAGAACCCGACGCCGGACAAGCGGGCCCGTTTCGTCGCCCGCTTCAATCGCGGCTACCGCTCCTTCGCGGCCACCCACGTGACCTGCACGGAATCGACCCGCGAGGCGATCAAACGCTACATGAAGGAGGGCGAAGAGCTCTCGCGCGACATCGCCGTCATGTTCGGCAATTAG
- a CDS encoding NUDIX hydrolase, which yields MPDPEQAQAAVSVALRRGERLLLVRRGRAPSQGLYAFPGGRVEPGETLEEAARRELFEETGLSTGRLTIHAVVEIERSESAFPPYRLTVFRADHAGGEPVAGDDAEAVGWFTLEEAVQLPMPASMHEAVLAMLAPPGTTGLAGDKIDVQNGSA from the coding sequence ATGCCCGATCCCGAACAGGCCCAGGCCGCCGTTTCCGTAGCGCTGAGGCGCGGCGAACGCCTGCTCCTGGTCCGGCGCGGGCGCGCGCCGTCGCAGGGCCTCTATGCCTTTCCGGGCGGACGCGTCGAACCCGGGGAGACGCTGGAAGAGGCGGCACGGCGCGAGCTTTTCGAGGAGACGGGCCTCTCGACCGGGCGGCTGACCATCCATGCAGTGGTGGAGATCGAGCGCTCCGAAAGCGCCTTCCCGCCCTATCGCCTGACGGTCTTTCGTGCCGACCATGCCGGCGGCGAGCCAGTGGCAGGCGACGACGCCGAGGCCGTCGGCTGGTTTACGCTGGAGGAGGCGGTGCAACTGCCGATGCCGGCTTCCATGCATGAGGCGGTGCTGGCCATGCTGGCACCTCCCGGGACCACGGGTCTTGCTGGTGACAAAATCGACGTGCAGAACGGCAGCGCATGA